From the Exiguobacterium aurantiacum genome, one window contains:
- the tkt gene encoding transketolase, which yields MKLVETTTKELLAINSIRTLSIDAVQKANSGHPGMPMGAAPMAFTLWTDKMRHNPKNPNWFNRDRFVLSAGHGSMLLYSLLHLSGYDLSMDDLKSFRQMDSKTPGHPEYRHTAGVDATTGPLGQGIAMAVGMAMAEKHLEATYNRDEFKVVDHFTYGICGDGDLMEGVSAEAASLAGHLKLGKLVVLYDSNDISLDGDLHKSFSESVEDRFNAYGWQVIRVEDGTDIDTIAKAIDEAKAETSKPTLIEVKTVIGFGSPNKSGKSASHGAPLGEAEIELTKQFYKWEGENFYVPNEVYDLFNDKVVEPGAKHEADWNELVEAYKSAHPELGAQFERAMNNELPEGWDSELPTFEIGSKKATRQTSGEVLNAIAKAVPTLFGGSADLAGSNNTMIKGAADFDEDPAGRNIWFGVREFAMAAAVNGMALHGGVLPYGATFFVFSDYLRPAVRLAALMGIPSTFVLTHDSIAVGEDGPTHEPVEHLMSFRAMPNLSVLRPADGKETIAAWKQAITTKSSPSLLVLTRQALPELVGTSIEDAAKGGYVVAGKSSEADVLLLGTGSEVHVLVEAREALAADGVNAAVVSMPSWELFEAQSAEYKESVLPSSITKRVSLEAGATLGWYKYVGFGGKVLGIDKFGASAPGDLLMKEYGMSVDNVVAAVKSL from the coding sequence ATGAAATTAGTGGAAACAACTACTAAAGAATTATTAGCGATTAACTCGATTCGGACGCTCTCAATCGATGCGGTCCAAAAAGCGAACTCTGGTCACCCGGGGATGCCGATGGGTGCGGCTCCGATGGCGTTCACACTTTGGACGGATAAGATGCGTCACAACCCGAAAAACCCGAACTGGTTCAACCGCGACCGGTTCGTCCTTTCAGCGGGACACGGTTCGATGCTCTTGTACTCGCTTCTTCACTTATCTGGTTACGACCTTTCAATGGACGACCTCAAATCGTTCCGTCAAATGGATTCGAAGACGCCTGGGCATCCAGAATATCGTCACACAGCTGGTGTCGACGCGACGACTGGACCGCTCGGTCAAGGGATCGCCATGGCAGTCGGAATGGCGATGGCTGAGAAACACTTGGAAGCGACGTACAACCGTGATGAGTTCAAAGTGGTTGACCACTTCACATACGGGATTTGTGGAGACGGTGACTTGATGGAAGGCGTGTCGGCAGAAGCAGCCTCGCTCGCTGGTCACTTGAAACTCGGCAAACTCGTCGTCCTTTATGATTCAAACGACATCTCGCTTGACGGCGACCTTCACAAGTCGTTCTCAGAAAGCGTCGAAGATCGTTTCAACGCCTACGGTTGGCAAGTGATTCGCGTCGAAGACGGTACGGATATCGATACGATCGCGAAAGCGATCGACGAAGCGAAAGCGGAAACGTCGAAACCGACCCTCATCGAAGTGAAGACGGTCATCGGCTTCGGTTCGCCGAACAAGTCAGGCAAATCGGCATCACACGGTGCACCGCTCGGCGAAGCTGAAATCGAACTCACGAAGCAGTTCTACAAGTGGGAAGGTGAGAACTTCTACGTACCGAACGAAGTATACGACTTGTTCAACGATAAAGTCGTTGAGCCAGGCGCGAAGCATGAAGCGGACTGGAACGAACTCGTCGAAGCGTACAAGTCGGCACACCCTGAACTTGGTGCCCAGTTCGAGCGTGCGATGAACAACGAGCTCCCAGAAGGTTGGGACAGCGAGTTACCGACGTTCGAAATCGGTTCGAAGAAAGCGACTCGTCAAACGAGCGGTGAAGTATTGAACGCGATCGCCAAAGCAGTACCGACCCTCTTCGGTGGTTCGGCTGACCTTGCCGGCTCGAACAACACGATGATTAAAGGGGCTGCTGATTTCGATGAAGATCCAGCGGGCCGTAACATCTGGTTCGGTGTCCGTGAATTCGCGATGGCAGCTGCCGTCAACGGGATGGCGCTCCACGGTGGGGTTCTTCCTTACGGCGCGACATTCTTCGTCTTCTCGGATTACTTGCGCCCAGCGGTTCGACTCGCTGCGCTCATGGGAATCCCATCAACGTTCGTCTTGACACACGATTCGATCGCGGTCGGCGAAGACGGTCCGACACACGAACCGGTCGAGCACTTGATGAGCTTCCGTGCGATGCCAAACTTGTCTGTTCTCCGTCCGGCTGACGGAAAAGAGACGATTGCGGCTTGGAAGCAAGCGATCACGACGAAATCGTCACCATCGCTTCTCGTCTTGACGCGTCAAGCGTTGCCAGAGCTCGTTGGTACGTCGATTGAAGACGCGGCCAAAGGTGGCTACGTCGTCGCTGGTAAGTCGAGCGAAGCGGACGTCCTCCTGCTCGGTACAGGTTCTGAAGTCCACGTCCTCGTCGAAGCACGCGAAGCACTCGCAGCTGACGGCGTGAACGCAGCTGTCGTCTCGATGCCTTCGTGGGAATTGTTCGAAGCACAATCGGCTGAGTACAAAGAATCGGTCCTTCCGTCGTCAATCACGAAGCGCGTCTCGCTTGAAGCGGGCGCGACACTCGGATGGTACAAGTACGTCGGTTTCGGTGGAAAAGTACTCGGGATTGACAAGTTCGGCGCATCTGCACCTGGGGATCTCCTCATGAAAGAATATGGCATGTCGGTCGACAACGTCGTCGCTGCTGTCAAATCACTTTAA
- a CDS encoding YneF family protein: MSTLFWILLIVAALIGGIAIGFFIARKYMMNYLEQNPPINEDMIRTLMMQMGQKPSQKKVNQVMRAMNVQMKNEKK, encoded by the coding sequence TTGAGTACATTATTCTGGATTCTTCTTATCGTGGCAGCACTAATCGGGGGTATCGCGATCGGTTTCTTTATCGCTCGTAAATACATGATGAACTACCTCGAACAGAACCCACCGATCAACGAAGATATGATTCGTACATTGATGATGCAAATGGGTCAAAAGCCGTCACAGAAGAAAGTCAACCAAGTGATGCGCGCCATGAACGTTCAAATGAAGAACGAAAAGAAATAA
- a CDS encoding ABC transporter transmembrane domain-containing protein produces the protein MRVFKQLAWFFKLEWRTYAFGIVLLMFVAALELIPPRIIGRIVDEINRGTLGTDLLWMLLGGLAAVGIGNYVARFFWRYFIFGASIRLGRMLRSQLYRHFTDLDQRFYKKSRVGDLMAHATNDVQAVSTTAGAGILTLVDSITMGTFVIITMVTTISWKLTVVALLPLPIMVALTTRYGKLLHNRFGVAQAAFSELNDKVQESVSGVRVLKSTGEVGRDVDSFEKLSDEVMAKNVRVAKIDALYDPTIFGIVGLSYILSIGYGAYLIEQGELTIGQIVSFTAYLSLLTWPMLAFGWLFNIVERGRASYDRIERMLAVKPEIQDDPMAATKLAHSEIEADIRAFRYDETPVLQDVTFRIERGRTLGIVGRTGSGKTTIVRLLTREYDVHDGTIKIGGINIRQVKKSLLLDKVAVVPQDHFLFSDSIANNIAFGKPEAKLDEIMEAAKIAEVHDDIMRLPEGYATLVGERGVTLSGGQKQRISIARALMIEADVLILDDALSAVDAKTEEAIIDHFRTGNPDQSRLIVAHRLSAVEHADEILVLEDGRIIQRGRHQDLIREPGWYKDTYDRQQLEAIVEGGGHHEA, from the coding sequence ATTCGTGTATTTAAACAACTGGCTTGGTTTTTCAAGCTCGAGTGGCGGACGTATGCGTTCGGCATCGTCCTGCTCATGTTCGTCGCGGCGCTCGAACTCATACCGCCGCGCATCATCGGCCGAATCGTCGATGAGATCAACCGGGGAACGCTCGGTACAGATTTATTATGGATGTTGCTCGGCGGGCTCGCGGCCGTTGGGATCGGGAACTATGTGGCTCGTTTCTTTTGGCGATACTTCATCTTTGGGGCTTCGATTCGTCTCGGTCGGATGTTGCGGAGCCAGCTCTATCGCCACTTCACCGATTTAGATCAACGTTTTTATAAGAAGTCGCGGGTCGGGGATTTGATGGCCCATGCGACGAACGATGTCCAAGCCGTCTCGACGACGGCAGGAGCGGGGATTTTGACACTCGTCGACAGCATCACCATGGGAACGTTCGTCATCATTACGATGGTGACGACAATCAGCTGGAAATTGACGGTCGTGGCATTGTTGCCGCTGCCGATCATGGTCGCATTGACGACGCGATACGGCAAACTCTTACATAACCGGTTCGGGGTCGCCCAGGCGGCGTTCTCCGAACTGAACGATAAAGTCCAAGAAAGCGTCAGCGGTGTCCGGGTGTTGAAGTCGACCGGGGAAGTCGGCCGCGACGTCGACTCGTTCGAGAAATTATCCGACGAAGTGATGGCGAAGAATGTCCGCGTCGCCAAAATCGACGCCTTATACGATCCAACCATCTTCGGGATCGTCGGTTTGTCCTATATCCTGTCAATCGGCTATGGCGCCTATTTGATTGAACAAGGCGAGCTGACGATCGGTCAAATCGTCAGCTTCACGGCTTATCTTAGTTTGCTCACTTGGCCGATGCTCGCGTTCGGCTGGCTGTTCAATATCGTCGAACGCGGCCGGGCGTCGTACGATCGCATCGAGCGAATGCTCGCCGTCAAACCTGAAATTCAAGATGACCCGATGGCGGCGACGAAACTTGCCCATTCGGAGATTGAGGCGGACATCCGTGCGTTCCGCTATGATGAGACGCCTGTCTTACAGGACGTCACGTTCCGGATTGAACGCGGTCGCACGCTCGGCATCGTCGGACGGACCGGGTCTGGTAAGACAACGATCGTCCGCCTGTTGACGCGGGAGTATGACGTCCACGACGGCACCATCAAGATCGGTGGCATCAACATTCGCCAAGTAAAAAAATCACTCCTGCTCGATAAGGTCGCCGTCGTCCCGCAAGATCATTTCTTGTTCAGCGATTCGATTGCGAACAATATCGCGTTCGGAAAACCGGAAGCGAAACTTGATGAAATCATGGAGGCGGCGAAAATCGCCGAGGTACATGACGACATCATGCGGCTGCCGGAAGGTTATGCCACCCTCGTTGGGGAACGGGGCGTGACGCTATCGGGTGGTCAGAAACAACGGATTTCGATTGCGCGCGCCCTCATGATTGAGGCGGATGTGTTGATTTTAGACGACGCTCTCTCGGCTGTCGATGCGAAGACAGAAGAGGCGATTATTGATCATTTCCGGACCGGCAATCCCGACCAGTCCCGCTTGATTGTGGCGCACCGCCTGTCCGCCGTCGAGCACGCCGATGAGATCCTCGTCCTTGAGGACGGTCGCATCATTCAACGGGGCCGTCATCAGGACTTGATACGGGAGCCGGGTTGGTACAAAGACACGTATGATCGCCAGCAACTCGAAGCGATTGTAGAAGGAGGTGGCCACCATGAAGCATGA
- a CDS encoding ABC transporter ATP-binding protein, with the protein MKHDVQEWAVIKRLLAYTNRYARPLGLAFVFLLLATGAKLAGPFLIKVFIDEFVTPGVYPTNWVVTLLVVYLVLHISAIIFDYLQSISFQKIALKIVQNIRMDIFRHVMGMRLAYFDRTPAGVLVSRITNDTEAVKELYVGVMSTFVQSAVQLLGTYIFLYILEPTLATMGLVLVPLFWLIIWVYRRYSTKYFAQVRDLLSQLNGQLNESINGMGIVQQFRQEERLVRQFEETNEAHQQARYRNLKLDSMLLRPIIELLLAFSIIGLLGYYGVLSTTEQVQVGVVYAFISYIERIFRPVLDIMQRLSEFQQAVVSADRVFKILDTDEPAPGKSLDGAAEIGSGEVRFENVTFSYDGEVDVLKQISFVAKPGETVALVGHTGSGKSSIINLLTRFYPYQSGQITIDGYPIEQFEEAELRAKVGLVLQDPFLFTGTIEDNLKLFNPTIDSDKVREAAEFVQAHTFVEKLEAGYGHTVGERGATFSSGERQLLAFARTVARDPKILILDEATSSIDTETEERVQLALDRMRRGRTTIAIAHRLSTIQDADLILVLHRGEIVERGNHQALLKQDGLYKKMYELQSGQRLMS; encoded by the coding sequence ATGAAGCATGACGTTCAAGAATGGGCGGTCATCAAACGTCTGTTGGCGTACACGAACCGGTACGCGCGTCCGCTCGGTCTCGCGTTCGTGTTCTTGTTGCTCGCCACCGGTGCAAAACTCGCCGGTCCTTTCCTAATCAAAGTGTTCATCGATGAGTTCGTGACGCCTGGCGTCTACCCGACGAATTGGGTCGTCACGTTGCTCGTCGTCTATCTCGTGCTTCATATTTCAGCGATCATTTTCGACTACTTGCAGTCGATCTCGTTCCAAAAGATCGCCTTGAAAATCGTCCAAAATATCCGGATGGATATTTTCCGCCACGTTATGGGCATGCGGCTCGCTTATTTCGACCGGACGCCGGCTGGCGTGCTCGTCTCGCGGATCACGAACGACACCGAGGCGGTGAAAGAGCTGTACGTCGGGGTGATGAGTACGTTCGTTCAGTCGGCGGTCCAGTTGCTCGGGACGTATATATTCCTCTACATCCTCGAACCGACGCTCGCGACGATGGGACTCGTGCTCGTGCCGTTGTTCTGGCTCATCATCTGGGTGTACCGTCGCTATTCGACAAAATACTTCGCCCAAGTGCGTGATTTGCTGTCGCAATTGAACGGACAATTGAACGAGTCGATTAACGGGATGGGAATCGTTCAACAGTTCCGTCAAGAAGAGCGGCTCGTCCGCCAATTCGAAGAGACGAACGAGGCCCATCAACAGGCGCGCTATCGGAACTTGAAACTCGACAGCATGTTGTTGCGGCCGATTATCGAGCTGTTGCTCGCCTTCTCGATTATCGGTTTGCTCGGTTATTATGGTGTCTTGTCGACGACCGAACAAGTGCAGGTCGGGGTCGTCTATGCGTTCATCAGTTATATCGAGCGAATCTTCCGTCCCGTGCTCGATATCATGCAACGCTTGAGCGAATTCCAACAGGCGGTCGTCTCAGCGGACCGTGTCTTCAAAATTTTGGACACGGATGAACCGGCCCCGGGCAAGAGCCTCGATGGAGCGGCTGAGATTGGCTCCGGGGAAGTCCGGTTCGAGAACGTCACGTTCAGCTACGATGGAGAAGTCGACGTGTTGAAACAAATCTCATTCGTCGCCAAGCCCGGTGAGACGGTCGCTCTCGTCGGTCATACCGGGAGCGGGAAGAGCTCAATCATCAACTTGTTGACTCGATTCTATCCGTACCAATCAGGACAAATTACCATCGACGGATATCCAATCGAACAGTTCGAGGAAGCCGAGCTCCGAGCCAAAGTCGGGCTCGTCCTCCAAGATCCGTTCTTGTTCACAGGGACGATCGAGGATAACTTGAAACTGTTCAACCCGACAATCGACTCGGACAAGGTCCGGGAAGCGGCTGAGTTCGTTCAAGCTCATACGTTCGTCGAGAAGCTAGAGGCCGGCTACGGGCATACGGTCGGTGAGCGCGGTGCGACATTCTCGAGCGGAGAGCGACAATTGCTCGCGTTCGCGCGGACGGTCGCCCGAGATCCGAAAATCCTGATTTTGGACGAGGCGACGAGTTCGATTGATACCGAGACCGAGGAGCGCGTTCAGCTCGCCCTCGACCGGATGAGACGGGGGCGGACGACGATCGCCATCGCACACCGTCTGTCGACGATTCAAGATGCCGATTTGATTCTCGTCCTTCATCGGGGCGAAATCGTCGAACGAGGCAACCATCAGGCGCTTTTGAAACAGGATGGGTTGTACAAAAAGATGTACGAACTTCAATCTGGTCAACGTCTGATGTCATAA
- a CDS encoding aspartyl-phosphate phosphatase Spo0E family protein produces MAVITAENLHYAIEQKRDELYEIASQHSWTSPEVIHVSQELDKLITRHVLAIHASDHLN; encoded by the coding sequence GTGGCGGTCATCACAGCTGAAAACTTACATTATGCCATTGAACAGAAACGCGATGAACTGTATGAAATCGCCTCACAGCACAGTTGGACGTCTCCGGAAGTGATTCATGTCAGCCAAGAATTAGACAAGCTGATCACACGTCATGTCCTGGCCATACACGCTTCAGACCACTTAAATTAA
- a CDS encoding cytochrome c biogenesis CcdA family protein — protein sequence MEVTLWLAFGAGVLSFLSPCTLPLYPVFLSYITGVSVSDLKSEGLRQRTAWFHTFSFLFGFSIVFLVLGLSTSLIADVFIQYKDSLRMFGAILIFVFGVFLAGLWQPRFMMREKKLALGERKSGYFGTALIGIGFAAGWTPCTGPILAGVIALAASNPSQGMGYMLAYVIGFAIPFLVMAGFVGKIKYLARNSAKVARFGGYLMMAFGVVLYFDGMNRFAAWMSELVGFTGF from the coding sequence ATGGAAGTCACACTCTGGCTCGCATTTGGGGCGGGCGTCTTATCATTTTTATCACCGTGCACGCTACCGTTGTATCCGGTCTTTTTATCGTATATTACTGGGGTCTCCGTCTCTGACTTGAAGAGCGAGGGACTGCGGCAACGCACGGCATGGTTTCACACGTTTTCATTCTTGTTCGGTTTCTCAATTGTCTTTCTCGTACTCGGTCTGTCGACCTCGCTAATCGCCGATGTGTTCATTCAATACAAAGATAGTTTGCGCATGTTCGGCGCGATTCTCATCTTCGTATTCGGCGTCTTTTTGGCGGGACTCTGGCAACCACGATTCATGATGCGGGAGAAGAAGCTTGCCTTAGGCGAGCGCAAGAGCGGCTATTTTGGGACGGCACTCATCGGGATTGGGTTTGCGGCAGGGTGGACACCTTGTACCGGACCGATTCTCGCTGGTGTCATCGCCCTCGCGGCATCGAACCCGAGTCAAGGGATGGGTTATATGTTGGCATACGTCATCGGTTTTGCCATCCCGTTCCTCGTCATGGCCGGCTTTGTCGGTAAAATCAAGTACTTGGCACGCAACAGTGCCAAGGTGGCAAGATTCGGAGGTTATTTGATGATGGCCTTCGGCGTCGTATTATATTTTGATGGCATGAACCGCTTCGCTGCATGGATGAGCGAATTAGTAGGATTCACCGGATTTTAA
- a CDS encoding CcdC family protein: protein MFWGSTLVALMMGLIASFVRVKASARPTNAKKILIPPLAMSTGMLQFLVPAFRLTWLEVGEALLVGLIFSVFLIKTSNFEKRDGEVYLSRSKAFFIVVFVLLAIRTVMKAFLGDEVNIFTTGGLFYLIAWGMIVPWRIAMYQKYKQIVAS from the coding sequence ATATTTTGGGGATCGACCCTCGTCGCACTGATGATGGGCTTGATTGCGAGCTTCGTTCGCGTCAAAGCGTCAGCACGGCCGACGAATGCGAAAAAGATTTTGATTCCGCCCTTGGCGATGTCGACGGGCATGTTGCAATTTCTCGTCCCGGCGTTTCGGCTCACTTGGCTCGAGGTCGGAGAGGCGCTGCTCGTCGGATTGATTTTCAGTGTGTTCCTCATCAAGACGTCGAATTTCGAGAAACGTGACGGAGAGGTGTACTTGTCCCGTTCGAAAGCGTTCTTCATCGTCGTGTTTGTCTTATTGGCCATCCGGACGGTCATGAAGGCGTTCCTTGGGGACGAGGTCAATATATTCACGACGGGTGGTCTGTTCTATTTGATCGCCTGGGGCATGATTGTACCGTGGCGCATCGCCATGTACCAAAAGTACAAACAAATCGTAGCATCATAA
- a CDS encoding solute symporter family protein — protein MNWTAILLFLAIVGLTLVITFFAARKTKTASDFYTADGGLTGFQNGLAIAGDYMSAASFLGIAGMIALAGFDGFFYSIGFLVAYLVVLYLVAEPLRNLGKYTMADMIAARFNKPRVRGVAAMNAIVISIFYMIAQLVGAGALIELLLGIPYTTSVVVVGILMTVYVVFGGMTATSWVQITKAVLLMIGTAIISFLVFARFDFSVFTMFSEVSKATPLGDSFLDPGNKFKLPLDTISLNLALVLGTAGLPHILIRFFTVKDAPTARQSVVYATWVIGAFYILTIFLGFGAAAFVGSDAIIAANPAGNMAAPLLAQVLGGDLLFAFVAAIAFATILAVVAGLVLSAASAFAHDFYGHIVRKGEATEKEQVTAARIASIAVALVSMGLAFFAQSMNVAFLVSLAFAVAASANLPVILFTIYWRRFNTGGAVFGMIVGLFSSLFLVAISPNVWAPDGSAILIGEALFPLTNPGIVSIPLGFLAAIIGTYVTKSDEVAGNFERILVKANTGIDAKTEAAMTKKSS, from the coding sequence ATGAACTGGACCGCCATTCTCTTATTCCTCGCCATCGTCGGGCTCACGCTCGTCATCACGTTCTTTGCTGCTCGGAAGACGAAGACCGCGAGCGACTTTTACACGGCTGACGGCGGGTTGACCGGGTTCCAAAACGGGCTCGCCATCGCCGGGGACTACATGTCTGCCGCTTCTTTCCTCGGAATCGCCGGGATGATCGCCCTCGCCGGATTTGACGGCTTCTTCTACTCGATCGGTTTCCTAGTGGCTTATCTCGTCGTGCTCTATCTCGTCGCCGAGCCGCTCCGTAACCTCGGCAAATATACGATGGCCGATATGATTGCGGCTCGATTCAACAAACCGCGCGTCCGCGGAGTCGCAGCCATGAACGCCATCGTCATCTCGATCTTCTATATGATCGCCCAGCTCGTCGGGGCCGGTGCGCTCATCGAGCTATTGCTCGGCATCCCGTACACGACGAGTGTCGTTGTCGTCGGAATCTTGATGACGGTGTACGTTGTCTTCGGAGGGATGACCGCGACGTCATGGGTCCAGATCACGAAAGCTGTGTTGTTGATGATTGGGACTGCCATCATCTCGTTTCTCGTGTTCGCTCGCTTTGACTTCTCCGTCTTCACCATGTTCTCTGAAGTCAGTAAAGCGACACCGCTCGGCGACAGTTTCTTGGACCCGGGCAACAAGTTCAAGCTTCCGCTCGATACGATTTCGCTCAACTTGGCGCTCGTCCTCGGGACGGCCGGTCTGCCCCATATCCTGATTCGTTTCTTCACGGTCAAGGATGCGCCGACAGCTCGCCAATCCGTCGTCTATGCGACATGGGTCATCGGTGCGTTCTACATATTGACGATTTTCCTCGGTTTCGGGGCGGCCGCATTCGTCGGCTCTGACGCGATTATCGCCGCCAACCCGGCTGGTAACATGGCTGCACCGCTCCTCGCCCAAGTGCTCGGCGGTGACTTGTTGTTCGCCTTTGTCGCGGCAATCGCCTTTGCCACCATCCTTGCCGTCGTCGCCGGCCTCGTCCTGTCAGCGGCCTCGGCGTTCGCCCATGATTTCTATGGACACATCGTCCGTAAAGGCGAAGCGACCGAGAAAGAACAAGTCACGGCGGCCCGTATCGCTTCGATCGCCGTCGCCCTCGTCTCGATGGGACTCGCGTTCTTCGCACAGTCGATGAACGTTGCCTTTCTTGTCTCGCTCGCGTTTGCCGTCGCCGCAAGTGCGAACTTGCCGGTCATCTTGTTCACAATCTATTGGAGACGATTCAACACCGGAGGAGCCGTGTTCGGCATGATTGTCGGTTTGTTCTCGTCGCTCTTCCTCGTCGCCATCAGTCCGAATGTGTGGGCGCCGGACGGTTCGGCCATCCTTATCGGCGAGGCGCTATTCCCGCTCACGAACCCGGGTATCGTGTCGATCCCGCTCGGTTTCCTCGCCGCCATCATCGGCACGTACGTGACGAAGTCCGACGAAGTTGCTGGAAACTTCGAGCGTATCCTCGTCAAAGCGAACACTGGGATCGATGCGAAGACGGAAGCTGCCATGACCAAAAAATCTTCGTAA
- a CDS encoding DUF485 domain-containing protein codes for MHDVTHVKQTDSTRSAEAIVESQTFHKLMREKNRFIVPSIIFSLIFYFTLPISTSYFTFLNIPVAGDITWAWVLAFAQFFMTWMFCVMYSRRARRFDELVTAIKREEDDR; via the coding sequence ATGCATGATGTCACGCACGTCAAGCAAACCGACAGTACCCGCTCAGCCGAAGCGATTGTCGAGAGCCAGACGTTCCACAAACTGATGCGAGAAAAGAATCGGTTCATTGTTCCATCCATCATCTTCTCCCTTATCTTCTACTTCACGTTGCCAATCTCGACAAGCTATTTCACGTTCTTGAACATCCCCGTCGCCGGGGACATCACATGGGCTTGGGTGCTCGCCTTCGCCCAATTCTTCATGACCTGGATGTTCTGTGTGATGTACAGCCGCCGGGCCCGTCGGTTTGACGAACTCGTCACCGCCATCAAACGAGAGGAGGATGACCGATGA
- a CDS encoding DUF2621 domain-containing protein, with product MPENLVMYFIVFWGFVMIGLMSIGGYFMFRKFLKRMPKEDGRSLLDIEDDYIDKTRHLWTPETRTLLDRLVTPVPELFRDVAIRKIAGKIGQFALETRAREMTTELVVKGYIAATPKRDHKFLKKALEEEQIDWKVYQHYFQQ from the coding sequence ATGCCAGAAAACTTGGTGATGTATTTCATTGTCTTCTGGGGATTCGTGATGATCGGGTTGATGTCGATCGGCGGCTACTTCATGTTCCGCAAATTTTTAAAACGAATGCCGAAAGAAGACGGGCGCTCACTCCTCGATATCGAGGATGATTACATCGACAAGACACGCCACTTATGGACACCGGAGACGCGTACATTGCTCGATCGTCTCGTCACACCGGTACCAGAGCTGTTCCGCGACGTCGCCATCCGCAAAATCGCCGGTAAGATCGGACAGTTCGCCTTAGAGACGCGTGCCCGTGAAATGACGACCGAGCTCGTTGTCAAAGGCTACATCGCTGCGACACCGAAGCGGGATCATAAGTTTCTAAAGAAGGCGCTTGAAGAAGAACAAATCGATTGGAAAGTGTATCAACACTACTTCCAACAATGA